From the genome of Spinacia oleracea cultivar Varoflay chromosome 2, BTI_SOV_V1, whole genome shotgun sequence, one region includes:
- the LOC110791270 gene encoding uncharacterized protein, protein METLESVQSAFRKISKDAKSLGSSAFEPQLTSPSPSSSYGPPGVLATRPSRQWVSLWTCSKLCAVCFVAGIVVGYTLKRRVRRWVSNLLRKLKDD, encoded by the exons ATGGAGACATTGGAGAGTGTTCAAAGCGCATTCCGCAAGATCTCCAAAGATGCCAAATCGTTGGGTTCTTCAGCTTTCGAACCACAATTAACATCACCTTCACCATCTTCTTCATATGGGCCTCCTGGAGTTCTAGCCACCAGACCTTCTAG ACAATGGGTGTCATTATGGACTTGCTCAAAGCTTTGTGCGGTTTGCTTTGTTGCTGGGATTGTTGTTGGCTACACTTTGAAGCGACGAGTTAGGCGTTGGGTCTCCAATCTTTTGAGGAAATTGAAAGACGATTGA